Proteins encoded in a region of the Petrotoga mexicana DSM 14811 genome:
- a CDS encoding Hsp20/alpha crystallin family protein — protein MLERRRDDRDDREDLLSPFDFFNREFEDFFRSLPFGTTSRGEMDVYETDEDYIVECELPGLNKKDIKVKLNNDLLTISAEKKESDEVRRGNVYRRERYFGRIERTIRLPEYVDKDKIKAEYENGVLKLTIPKVETAKGEGKEIKIQ, from the coding sequence ATGTTAGAAAGAAGAAGAGACGATAGAGATGACAGAGAAGATTTGTTATCTCCGTTTGATTTTTTCAACAGAGAGTTTGAAGATTTCTTTAGATCATTGCCTTTTGGAACGACCTCTCGGGGCGAGATGGATGTTTATGAAACTGACGAAGATTACATCGTAGAGTGTGAATTACCTGGTTTAAACAAAAAAGATATAAAAGTTAAATTGAACAACGATCTATTAACTATATCCGCAGAAAAGAAAGAATCCGATGAAGTAAGAAGAGGTAACGTATATAGGAGAGAAAGATATTTTGGTAGGATTGAACGAACTATAAGACTTCCAGAGTACGTTGACAAAGACAAAATCAAAGCTGAATATGAAAATGGAGTTTTAAAGTTAACTATACCAAAAGTTGAGACAGCTAAAGGTGAAGGAAAAGAGATAAAAATTCAATAG
- a CDS encoding CPBP family intramembrane glutamic endopeptidase gives MLFSKFIILVVIYYLLIYAIGRFFLKRKGIYLGNLILGIFSIGISILLIYLSPINFQQAGFQVGNFKKGLFMLLISFILILGSLVSMKKMSLSDLMKIPYGSFQNNKVMLLHVWLVVGPAEELFYRGFIQGNLKMFLPGSIFSIEYATIIATIIFVFAHLNNLFFGRENLKQFLNLLPGRIIMGSILGYTFQISNSLIYPILIHTFSDGLTLTYLIILKKRSLNNYHL, from the coding sequence ATGCTCTTTAGTAAATTTATCATCTTAGTTGTTATCTACTATTTACTAATATATGCAATAGGTCGATTTTTTCTAAAAAGAAAAGGTATTTATTTGGGAAATTTAATTTTAGGAATATTCAGTATCGGGATTTCTATCCTTCTTATTTATCTTTCACCAATAAACTTCCAGCAGGCTGGATTTCAAGTGGGAAATTTTAAAAAAGGACTGTTTATGCTTCTAATTTCTTTTATTTTAATATTGGGATCTTTAGTTAGTATGAAAAAGATGTCTCTTTCTGACCTAATGAAGATTCCCTACGGAAGTTTTCAAAACAATAAAGTTATGTTATTACATGTTTGGTTGGTTGTAGGCCCTGCCGAAGAATTATTTTATAGAGGATTTATCCAAGGAAATTTAAAAATGTTTTTACCAGGTTCAATTTTTTCTATTGAATATGCTACGATCATAGCAACAATAATTTTTGTTTTTGCCCATTTAAACAATCTCTTCTTTGGTAGGGAAAACTTAAAGCAATTCTTAAATCTTTTGCCAGGAAGGATCATAATGGGATCGATTTTAGGATACACCTTTCAAATTTCAAATAGTTTGATCTATCCTATCCTAATTCATACCTTTTCAGATGGACTAACTCTAACTTATTTAATTATCTTAAAGAAGCGATCCCTAAATAATTATCACTTATAG
- a CDS encoding SLC13 family permease, which yields MSIYALTSLIVFIIVVVGMVFQKIDRTLIAMLGAIFLLGVGVFPNQIGAIKEYVDYNTLLLLLGMMVFVETLRKTGIFTFLGLSMLRLFGNNTYTLFISLIFLVALFSGFIDNVTTVLVFIPMTFAITDSLNINYLPFVLGEIFASNIGGMATIIGDPPNIMIASAAGFSFSEFALVMYPIALINLVFMDILFIFIFKKDLQIKFDKDTIKSFDTSHLIEDKRSFFLSIILFVTVIIAFSAQHFLGLESSTIAIIAGFFSLLILAPNQVRDTLNEVEWESLLFFFGLFLITGAMEETGLIADLSNVMVKVAGNSVKSFSMFILPVASLISGFIDNIPFTATMIPVVQHLQVVQPGIFSDLSPVWYSLAMGACLGGNATSIGASANIIGLAMLTQFKNKTILFKDFAKYGLLLVLGNVVISEIYLLLLFF from the coding sequence ATGTCAATATATGCTTTAACATCCTTAATAGTCTTCATAATAGTTGTTGTAGGAATGGTTTTTCAGAAAATAGATAGAACGCTTATTGCTATGTTGGGGGCTATTTTTCTATTAGGGGTAGGTGTGTTCCCTAATCAAATTGGTGCAATAAAAGAGTATGTAGATTATAACACCCTCTTATTGTTGCTTGGAATGATGGTGTTTGTTGAAACTTTAAGAAAAACTGGTATATTTACATTCTTAGGCCTCTCTATGTTGAGATTGTTCGGAAATAACACGTATACTTTATTCATCTCTCTAATTTTTTTGGTTGCTTTATTTTCTGGATTTATCGACAACGTTACGACTGTTTTAGTTTTTATTCCAATGACTTTTGCTATTACTGATTCTTTAAATATTAATTATCTACCTTTTGTTTTAGGAGAAATTTTTGCATCGAATATTGGAGGAATGGCAACTATAATTGGTGATCCTCCTAATATAATGATAGCTTCAGCCGCAGGATTTTCTTTTTCAGAATTCGCTTTGGTTATGTACCCAATTGCATTAATAAATCTGGTGTTCATGGATATCCTCTTTATATTCATTTTTAAAAAAGATCTTCAAATCAAATTTGACAAAGATACTATAAAAAGTTTTGATACTTCTCATTTAATTGAAGATAAAAGAAGTTTTTTCCTTTCTATAATCCTTTTTGTAACAGTAATAATTGCTTTTTCGGCTCAACACTTTTTAGGTTTGGAGAGTTCTACTATCGCCATAATAGCAGGGTTCTTTTCTTTACTAATACTAGCACCAAATCAGGTGAGGGATACTTTGAATGAAGTTGAATGGGAAAGCCTTTTGTTCTTTTTTGGTTTATTTCTCATTACAGGGGCGATGGAAGAAACAGGATTGATAGCTGATTTATCCAATGTCATGGTAAAAGTTGCAGGCAATTCAGTAAAATCTTTCTCTATGTTTATTTTACCTGTTGCTAGCTTAATTTCGGGATTCATTGATAATATTCCTTTTACAGCTACTATGATTCCCGTTGTTCAACATTTACAAGTAGTGCAACCCGGTATTTTTAGTGATTTGAGCCCTGTGTGGTATTCCCTCGCAATGGGAGCATGTTTGGGTGGAAATGCAACTTCAATTGGTGCATCTGCAAATATTATTGGACTGGCAATGCTCACGCAGTTTAAGAATAAAACTATCTTGTTCAAAGATTTTGCTAAATACGGATTATTACTTGTATTAGGAAATGTAGTTATCTCAGAAATATATCTATTATTATTGTTTTTCTAG
- a CDS encoding amidohydrolase — protein MKTLLLKNGYIYPISREPFVGDILIEDGIIKQIGENLQVKAEEVIDATNKYILPGFIDAHSHIGLFEEGVGAAYQDGNEATDPVTPQVRAIDAFYPEDAAIKRALSGGVTTVMIVPGSANPIGGQGAILKLNSQLTDEAILREPAGLKMALGENPKRVYGSYNKTPSTRLGNAAVIRDYFTKVRNYIEKKKSAEKEGKAFTETDIKFEIGEKVLNKQIPARIHAHRKDDILTAIRLSEEFGFDLVIEHATEAYKIPDFIKEKNIPLILGPLLGFRTKLETRDMRFESIKIINEKGILASLMSDHPVTHLEHASIQAATALRYGAKEEDLLKMLTLNPAKILKIEKHLGTIDEDKDADLVLWSGHPFDPRSVVEKTLINGIVVYEL, from the coding sequence ATGAAAACACTTTTATTGAAAAACGGATACATTTATCCTATTTCTAGAGAACCATTTGTTGGTGATATTTTGATAGAAGATGGCATAATCAAGCAAATAGGGGAAAATTTGCAGGTTAAAGCAGAAGAGGTAATAGATGCAACAAATAAGTATATCTTACCGGGATTTATCGATGCACATTCCCATATTGGTTTGTTTGAGGAGGGTGTTGGAGCGGCTTACCAAGACGGAAATGAAGCCACAGACCCAGTTACCCCACAAGTTAGGGCGATTGATGCCTTTTATCCAGAAGACGCTGCCATCAAAAGAGCTCTATCTGGGGGAGTTACAACAGTGATGATAGTGCCAGGTAGTGCAAACCCTATTGGAGGGCAGGGGGCTATATTGAAGTTAAATTCTCAATTAACCGATGAAGCTATTTTAAGAGAACCTGCTGGGCTTAAAATGGCTTTGGGAGAAAATCCTAAAAGAGTATATGGTTCTTACAACAAAACTCCCTCTACTAGGTTAGGAAATGCGGCAGTAATAAGAGATTATTTTACAAAGGTTAGAAACTATATTGAAAAGAAGAAATCTGCAGAAAAAGAAGGGAAAGCTTTTACTGAGACAGATATCAAATTCGAAATTGGCGAGAAAGTTCTAAATAAGCAAATTCCAGCAAGGATTCACGCACACAGAAAAGACGATATTTTAACTGCGATAAGGTTATCTGAAGAATTTGGGTTTGACCTGGTTATTGAACACGCAACAGAGGCTTATAAAATCCCTGATTTTATTAAAGAAAAAAATATTCCATTGATTTTGGGACCTCTACTAGGTTTCAGAACAAAACTGGAAACAAGGGATATGCGGTTTGAGTCGATAAAAATAATTAATGAGAAGGGAATCTTAGCTTCATTGATGTCAGATCACCCAGTAACTCATTTAGAACACGCTTCAATACAAGCAGCTACTGCTTTAAGATATGGTGCCAAAGAAGAAGATTTGCTAAAAATGTTAACATTAAATCCAGCTAAAATTCTAAAGATAGAAAAGCATTTAGGAACGATTGATGAAGACAAAGATGCGGATTTGGTGTTATGGAGCGGTCATCCTTTTGATCCAAGAAGCGTTGTAGAAAAGACATTGATAAATGGAATTGTGGTTTATGAATTATAA
- the tdh gene encoding L-threonine 3-dehydrogenase, which yields MKAIVKSKPGKGLSLVEVEEPILQSPHDVKIKILKVSICGTDVHIYEWNDWAKDRIKHFPQIDGHEFVGRVIEVGNEVKNVKSGDLVVSDSHIPCGYCYQCRTGNMHVCQNLEILGVDRDGVFSEYTVLPDKVLIKIDEGIPLKYASVMEPLGNAIFTTTAADLRGKVVLIAGAGPIGAMAIEIAKLSGAAYIVVSEPSDYRINMAKSLGADLVINPKEKSVVEEVLKITSGLGADVFLEMSGNENALNEGIKSLKSTGVASILGVYPESKVKFEMNTAVFKNLTIHTITGRKMFETWYMALNWLKYRKLDLSKVVTHEFDFENFEEAFELMASGKSGKIVLNVTKEEEV from the coding sequence ATGAAGGCTATTGTAAAATCCAAACCAGGAAAAGGGTTATCCCTAGTGGAAGTAGAAGAACCAATTTTACAGTCTCCACACGATGTGAAGATTAAGATTTTGAAAGTGTCAATATGTGGGACTGATGTGCATATTTACGAATGGAATGATTGGGCAAAAGACCGAATTAAGCATTTCCCCCAAATCGATGGCCATGAATTTGTTGGAAGAGTAATCGAAGTGGGAAATGAGGTTAAAAACGTTAAATCTGGAGATTTAGTTGTTTCAGACAGCCATATACCTTGTGGTTATTGTTATCAGTGTAGAACAGGTAACATGCATGTATGCCAGAATTTAGAAATCTTAGGAGTGGATAGAGATGGTGTTTTTTCTGAATACACTGTTCTTCCAGATAAAGTTTTGATTAAAATAGACGAAGGCATACCTTTGAAATATGCATCTGTAATGGAACCTTTAGGAAATGCAATTTTTACGACAACCGCAGCCGATTTAAGAGGTAAGGTAGTTTTGATTGCTGGTGCGGGACCTATTGGCGCTATGGCGATAGAAATTGCTAAATTATCCGGAGCAGCTTATATTGTAGTGAGTGAACCTTCTGATTACCGGATCAATATGGCAAAATCATTGGGGGCTGATTTGGTTATAAATCCAAAGGAGAAGTCGGTAGTTGAAGAAGTATTAAAAATAACCTCTGGATTAGGAGCAGATGTCTTTCTTGAAATGTCAGGAAATGAAAACGCTCTGAATGAGGGTATAAAATCATTAAAAAGCACAGGAGTAGCATCTATCTTGGGGGTTTATCCTGAAAGCAAGGTAAAGTTTGAAATGAATACCGCGGTTTTTAAGAATCTTACTATTCATACGATTACTGGAAGAAAGATGTTTGAAACGTGGTATATGGCTTTAAACTGGTTGAAGTACCGTAAATTGGATTTAAGTAAAGTCGTTACACATGAATTCGACTTTGAAAATTTTGAAGAGGCTTTTGAATTGATGGCCAGTGGGAAAAGCGGTAAGATAGTTTTAAACGTTACAAAAGAGGAGGAGGTTTGA